A stretch of Dehalococcoidia bacterium DNA encodes these proteins:
- a CDS encoding 50S ribosomal protein L9 — translation MKVIFFKDVPNVAKAGEMKEVNDGYARNFLIPKKLAALAHSDVQQHFEAERRASARRQAQAEADMDALAKKIEGKTVTLKGKVGAKDQLYGSITNSDVADGLSKLLGTEIDKRKVELAEPIRHTGTFEAVVRLSGELTPKIKVKVTGEEP, via the coding sequence ATGAAAGTCATCTTTTTTAAAGACGTCCCCAACGTAGCCAAAGCCGGCGAGATGAAAGAGGTCAACGACGGTTACGCGCGCAACTTCCTCATCCCCAAGAAGCTGGCGGCGCTGGCCCACTCCGACGTCCAGCAGCACTTCGAAGCCGAACGCCGCGCCAGCGCGCGCCGCCAAGCGCAGGCCGAAGCCGATATGGACGCGCTGGCCAAAAAGATAGAGGGCAAGACCGTCACCCTCAAGGGCAAAGTGGGAGCCAAGGACCAGCTCTACGGCTCCATCACCAATAGCGACGTGGCAGACGGGCTTTCAAAGCTGCTGGGCACCGAGATTGACAAACGCAAGGTGGAACTGGCCGAGCCCATCCGCCATACAGGCACATTTGAGGCCGTCGTGCGCCTCAGCGGCGAGCTGACGCCCAAAATAAAGGTAAAGGTCACCGGCGAGGAGCCATAA
- the trxB gene encoding thioredoxin-disulfide reductase — MNPENKNQIYDVIIVGGGPAGLSAAIYTSRDRLDTLLIEKGITGGMINEATQVDNFPGFPEGISGMDLTSRMYQQAQKYGLKDVNAEVTGIEARDKHSFVVKTSDGKYTAKAVIIAGGSDKQKMDAPGEKEYVGRGVSYCATCDAPFYSNKVVAVVGGGNSALYEAMHLAKFAAKVYIIHRRDQLRATAVVQERARAEPKIEFILSSVVEAVLGGDFVEKLKLKNVATGKTSELKLDGVFVAIGLKPSTGYLKGLLSLDEYGMIVVNDRMETSVPGIFAAGDIRHNSIRQTVAAAGDGAIAALSAKRWVDEG; from the coding sequence ATGAACCCGGAGAATAAAAACCAGATTTATGACGTTATTATCGTAGGAGGAGGTCCGGCCGGGCTTTCCGCCGCCATTTACACCTCGCGCGACCGCCTGGACACCCTGCTCATCGAGAAGGGCATCACCGGCGGCATGATAAACGAGGCCACCCAGGTGGACAACTTTCCCGGCTTCCCCGAGGGCATCTCCGGCATGGACCTGACCTCCAGAATGTACCAGCAGGCGCAGAAATACGGCCTCAAGGACGTTAATGCCGAGGTAACCGGTATAGAGGCCAGGGATAAGCATAGCTTTGTTGTCAAAACCTCTGACGGGAAATATACCGCAAAGGCCGTCATCATCGCCGGTGGCTCCGATAAACAGAAGATGGACGCCCCAGGTGAGAAAGAATATGTCGGGCGCGGCGTCTCCTACTGCGCCACCTGCGACGCCCCGTTCTATAGCAACAAGGTGGTGGCCGTGGTGGGCGGCGGCAACTCCGCTCTATATGAAGCCATGCACCTGGCCAAATTCGCCGCAAAGGTGTATATCATCCACCGCCGCGACCAGTTGCGCGCCACCGCTGTAGTGCAGGAGCGCGCCAGGGCCGAGCCGAAGATTGAGTTTATCCTGAGCAGCGTGGTGGAGGCAGTGCTAGGCGGGGACTTCGTAGAGAAGCTGAAGCTCAAGAACGTGGCGACCGGTAAAACATCCGAGCTTAAACTGGATGGCGTCTTCGTAGCCATCGGGCTCAAGCCCAGCACGGGCTACCTCAAGGGGTTGCTGAGTCTCGATGAGTACGGCATGATAGTGGTGAACGACAGGATGGAAACCAGCGTGCCGGGCATCTTCGCCGCCGGAGACATACGCCATAACTCCATACGCCAGACCGTCGCCGCCGCCGGTGACGGGGCCATCGCCGCCCTGAGTGCCAAGAGGTGGGTGGACGAGGGGTAG
- the plsX gene encoding phosphate acyltransferase PlsX: MKIAVDAMGGDYAPVEIVKGVIKAVHEYKGLEIILIGKQPLLHVLAGRQLKKLGISVVHAEQNIEFHEHPMEALRQKPDSPIPIGIGMLKEGKADVFISAGSTGAVFAASLVMLGKIEGVSRPAIASIINLSHSRLPALLLDAGANADCRPPHMVQFAQLGNLYASRLFGLESPRIGLLSNGTEDTKGNRLTVESHQLLRQSGLNFIGNIEGNDLVNDVADVIVTDGFTGNILLKALEGLGESMVSLHGTEKTHTTGNPRITGKALSAAVGLSSFLRNMDYSEFGGACLLGVRGNVIICHGRSKAKAIKNAIGIANRTAERGIAQALSEVKYEPGE; encoded by the coding sequence ATGAAAATCGCAGTTGACGCTATGGGGGGCGATTACGCCCCGGTTGAAATCGTAAAGGGAGTAATCAAAGCCGTCCATGAGTACAAAGGCCTGGAAATCATCCTCATCGGTAAACAGCCCTTGCTGCACGTTCTGGCGGGCCGGCAGCTCAAGAAACTGGGCATCAGCGTCGTGCATGCCGAGCAGAACATCGAATTCCACGAACATCCTATGGAAGCCTTGCGACAGAAGCCGGACTCGCCTATACCCATCGGCATCGGCATGCTAAAAGAGGGCAAGGCCGACGTCTTCATTTCAGCCGGTTCCACGGGCGCCGTTTTTGCCGCCTCGCTGGTGATGCTGGGGAAGATCGAAGGCGTTTCGCGGCCGGCCATCGCCAGCATCATCAACCTCAGCCATTCGCGTCTGCCGGCCCTGCTCCTGGACGCTGGCGCCAACGCCGACTGCCGTCCGCCGCACATGGTGCAGTTTGCCCAGCTGGGAAACCTCTACGCCAGCCGCCTCTTCGGCTTGGAATCGCCCCGCATAGGGCTGCTTTCCAACGGGACCGAGGATACCAAGGGCAACCGCCTGACGGTGGAAAGCCATCAGCTCCTCCGGCAATCCGGACTTAACTTTATCGGTAATATCGAGGGCAACGACCTGGTGAACGACGTGGCGGACGTCATCGTCACCGACGGGTTTACCGGCAACATCCTGCTCAAGGCGCTGGAGGGGCTGGGCGAGTCCATGGTCAGCCTCCATGGAACCGAAAAAACGCACACGACAGGCAATCCGCGCATCACAGGCAAGGCCCTCTCCGCAGCCGTAGGTTTGAGTTCATTCCTCAGAAACATGGACTACAGCGAGTTCGGCGGGGCATGTCTCTTAGGAGTCCGGGGTAATGTTATAATATGTCACGGGAGGAGCAAGGCCAAGGCCATCAAGAACGCCATCGGCATTGCCAACCGCACCGCCGAACGCGGAATAGCGCAGGCTCTCAGCGAGGTGAAATATGAACCCGGAGAATAA
- a CDS encoding 2-hydroxyglutaryl-CoA dehydratase has protein sequence MKYYLGIDVGSVSTKLAVLDDGWQLAAHVCVPTHGEPVAAVKLGLKQIQGQLPAGISIERVAVTGSARELVGKMVGADIVKNEVTAQAASTLHYFPQARTVIEIGGQDSKIILLRDGLVADFGMNTVCAAGTGSFLDHQAQRLGLSLSEFGEMACGSVSPSKLAGRCTVFAESEMIHRQQSGGRLEDIVFGLCQTLVHNYLNSVAAGKEILPPVVFQGGLAFNHGMVRAFEDELKTEIIIPEHPELMGAVGAAILAGRQTAGKPTRFKGFNL, from the coding sequence ATGAAATATTACCTCGGTATCGATGTGGGCTCGGTGTCCACCAAGCTGGCTGTCCTGGATGACGGCTGGCAACTGGCGGCGCATGTCTGCGTACCCACCCACGGAGAACCTGTCGCTGCGGTCAAACTTGGACTTAAGCAAATCCAGGGACAATTGCCGGCCGGCATTTCCATTGAGCGGGTGGCCGTCACGGGCAGCGCGAGGGAGCTTGTGGGCAAAATGGTAGGCGCTGACATCGTCAAGAACGAGGTCACTGCTCAAGCCGCCTCCACCCTGCACTATTTTCCGCAGGCTCGCACCGTCATCGAAATCGGCGGGCAGGACAGCAAGATAATTTTATTGAGAGACGGACTGGTAGCTGACTTCGGCATGAACACCGTGTGCGCCGCTGGCACTGGCAGCTTCCTGGACCACCAGGCGCAAAGACTGGGCTTGAGTCTTAGCGAGTTTGGAGAGATGGCCTGCGGTAGCGTCTCTCCCTCGAAACTGGCGGGCAGGTGCACCGTCTTTGCCGAATCGGAGATGATACACCGGCAGCAGAGCGGCGGCAGGCTGGAAGACATTGTCTTTGGGTTATGTCAAACGCTCGTGCACAACTACCTCAACAGCGTGGCCGCCGGGAAAGAAATCCTGCCGCCCGTGGTATTCCAGGGAGGGCTGGCCTTCAACCACGGCATGGTGCGCGCCTTCGAAGATGAACTGAAAACCGAGATAATCATCCCCGAACACCCGGAGCTGATGGGGGCCGTCGGGGCAGCCATACTGGCCGGAAGGCAGACTGCCGGTAAACCCACCCGCTTCAAGGGATTCAACCTCTAG
- a CDS encoding M20 family peptidase — protein sequence MDTNELIELKARARNATRRRQAELRILTHQIHSHPETAMNEHQAVAWLTQELESNGFSIERGICELPTAFRASYGQGKPVIAFIAEYDALPDLGHACGHNLIATAAVAAAIGSKEAANKFGGSVQVIGTPAEELNGGKIIMVERGAFAGIDAAMMMHPATHDSATITALACMALNVEFFGKEAHAAAHPDLGVNALEAMILSFNAIDALRQHIRSDARIHGIITDGGKAANIVPAHSAGRFLVRAGNIGYLNALREKVLDCFKAAALSTGARLEYSWDEKEYAPMRNNAIMARLYAENMERIGHAVPLFNPEQSFGSTDMGNVSQIVPSIHTSVAIAPPGESEHTAEFARHAATERGLTQSLRAADALAMTAIDLLASPDTLAAVKLEFEGE from the coding sequence ATGGACACGAACGAACTAATCGAGCTTAAAGCCCGGGCCAGGAACGCGACCAGGCGCCGCCAGGCGGAACTCCGTATCCTCACCCACCAGATTCACAGTCACCCCGAAACCGCCATGAACGAGCATCAGGCGGTTGCCTGGCTGACGCAGGAACTGGAGAGCAATGGTTTTTCAATTGAGCGCGGCATATGCGAACTGCCGACGGCCTTCCGCGCCTCGTACGGCCAGGGTAAACCCGTCATCGCCTTCATCGCCGAATACGACGCGCTGCCAGACTTGGGACATGCCTGCGGGCATAACCTCATCGCCACTGCCGCCGTGGCCGCCGCCATCGGCTCTAAGGAGGCCGCGAACAAATTCGGCGGAAGCGTACAGGTCATCGGCACGCCCGCCGAGGAGCTGAACGGCGGCAAGATAATCATGGTTGAGCGCGGGGCTTTCGCCGGCATCGACGCCGCCATGATGATGCACCCGGCCACCCACGACAGCGCCACCATCACGGCGCTGGCCTGCATGGCGCTCAATGTTGAATTCTTCGGCAAGGAAGCCCACGCCGCCGCCCATCCGGACCTCGGCGTCAACGCGCTGGAGGCCATGATACTGTCATTCAACGCCATCGACGCGCTGCGCCAGCATATCCGTAGCGACGCGCGCATACACGGCATCATCACCGACGGCGGAAAAGCCGCCAATATCGTGCCGGCCCATTCCGCCGGGCGTTTCCTCGTGCGCGCCGGCAATATCGGGTATCTCAACGCCCTCAGAGAAAAGGTGCTGGACTGTTTCAAGGCCGCCGCCCTGTCTACCGGCGCGCGCCTGGAGTATAGCTGGGACGAAAAAGAATACGCCCCCATGCGCAATAATGCCATTATGGCGCGGCTCTATGCGGAGAATATGGAGCGCATCGGGCACGCCGTCCCCCTTTTCAATCCGGAGCAGTCTTTCGGCAGCACCGATATGGGCAACGTCAGCCAGATAGTGCCTTCCATACATACGTCGGTGGCCATCGCCCCGCCCGGCGAGAGCGAGCACACTGCCGAGTTCGCGCGCCATGCAGCCACCGAGAGGGGACTGACGCAAAGCCTGAGAGCGGCCGACGCACTGGCCATGACCGCTATAGACCTGCTGGCCTCGCCCGACACTCTGGCAGCAGTCAAACTGGAGTTCGAGGGGGAATGA